GCCGGTGAGCGGTCTTCTCCCGGGTGACCCCGCCGCCGTCGTCGGCGGCGAGGCCACCCCCCGGGCACATTGCGTGCTGGCGCCGAACCCGTCACCGATGACGCTGGACGGCACCAACACCTGGCTGCTCGCCGAGCCCGGCTCGGACCTGGCCGTGGTCGTCGACCCCGGCCCGCTGGACGAGGGCCACCTGCGCCACGTGGTGGAGACCGCCGAGCGGCAGGGCCGACGGGTCGCGCTGACCCTGCTCACCCACGGCCACCCGGACCACGCCGAGGGCGCGGCCCGCTTCGCCGAGCTGACCGGCACCAAGGTGCTCGCGCTGGACCCGGCGCACCGGCTCGGCGACGAGGGCCTGCGGCCCGGGCAGCGGCTGGAGGTCGGCGGCCTGGACCTGCGGGTGGTCGGGACCCCGGGCCACACCGCGGACTCGCTCACCTTCCACCTGCCCGCCGACGGCGCCGTCCTGACCGGCGACACCGTGCTGGGCCGCGGCACCACGATGGTCGCCCACCCGGACGGGCAGCTCGGCGACTACCTGGACTCGCTGCGCCGGCTGCACACCATGGCCTCCGAGCACGGTGTCCGTACGGTGCTGCCGGGCCACGGCCCGGTGCTCGCGGACGCGCTCGGCGCGGTGGACTACTACCTGGCGCACCGC
The sequence above is a segment of the Kitasatospora sp. NBC_00240 genome. Coding sequences within it:
- a CDS encoding MBL fold metallo-hydrolase, which codes for MSGLLPGDPAAVVGGEATPRAHCVLAPNPSPMTLDGTNTWLLAEPGSDLAVVVDPGPLDEGHLRHVVETAERQGRRVALTLLTHGHPDHAEGAARFAELTGTKVLALDPAHRLGDEGLRPGQRLEVGGLDLRVVGTPGHTADSLTFHLPADGAVLTGDTVLGRGTTMVAHPDGQLGDYLDSLRRLHTMASEHGVRTVLPGHGPVLADALGAVDYYLAHRANRLAQVETAVEAGCRTAQEVVARVYADVDRALWPAAELSVRAQLRYLEDHGLI